Below is a genomic region from Halococcus hamelinensis 100A6.
TGCGAACGGGGAACGAGGCGTGGCCGACCACCGGGAGGTGGTTCAAAATCTCCGATTTTCGTCACTGAGCGGAGCGAAGCTCCGCGAGGTCCAAAAGAGTCGGAGACTCTTTTGACGATCACGNTTCAAAATCTCCGATTTTCGTCACTGAGCGGAGCGAAGCTCCGCGAGGTCCAAAAGAGTCGGAGACTCTTTTGACGATCACGAGAGAGCTTCGCTCTCTCGAACGACCACGAGGCGAACGGCGACCGCGGACACTGTGCGAGGTCCGCGCGAGCAGCGCGAGCGCAGTCGGTTGGGGAGGCTCGTGGCCGTTGCGGGGCGGTGCGGTGTCGAGTTTTGAAAGCGCGTACCGAAACGGAACAGCAGACGAAACCCTACCCGAACCCCATCCGCGACAGCGCCCGGTCGCGCTCGCCGGCGGTCACCCGATACGGCACCAGCGCGGCGTCGAGGTCGTCCTCGCTCGGCCGTCGGGCCTGGTGGGCGTCGAGGAAGTCGGCGATCCGGTCGGCGGCGTAGGTTTTGAGCTCGCCGCTCAGGAGGTCACCCGAGCGGTACTCGTGGGCGAGGCGGTCGAGTTCGTCGTCCTCGGGCTCGAAGAAGGCGTGGAGGAGTCGAAACGCCACGTCGACTTCGGGGTCGCCGCCGTGTTCGCGGTGGGCGTTGAGGCTCTCCCGACCGCCGGAGTACGCCCGCCCGAGCTTCCCGTGGACCGTCTCGCGGTCGTCCGTGAGGTGGATGGTGGGGGAATCGTCCGAGGAGCTCATCTTGCCCGGCCCGTCGAGCCCCGGGAGGAACTTCGAGAGGAGCGCGCCGGGTTTCTCGACCGGCAGGCGCTCCTTCGCGGCGACGTCGCGGGCGAGTCGGACGTGTGGGTCCTGGTCGACCGCGATCGGGACCGTGGTCGTATGCGGGCCGTCGATGAGTTGGGGGAGCAGGAGGTGAGCCGCCTGGACGGCGGGATAGAACCCCATCCCGATGTTCGCCGGCTCGCCGTAGACCGCGTCGCGGGCGGCGGGCGTGACGTGCTCGGCGAGCGCGACCGCGAGCGGGTAGACGAGGTCCGCGTCGGCGGTGTCGACCACTATCCGCGTGCGTTTCGGGTCGAACCCGACCGCGAGGAGGTCCCGGAGGTTCTCGCGGGTGTAGGCGCGGGTCTCGGCTCCCGTCTGGTCCTTCGAGAGGAACTTCTCGTCGTCCGAGAGCGGGATGGTGACGTGTGCGCCGGTCTCGACCTGGAGCCACTTCGCGAAGTAGAAGGCGAAGACGTGGCCGATGTGCATCGGCCCCGACGGGCCGACGCCGGTGACGACTGAAACCCGCTCGTCGGCCTCGACGGCGGCGAGAAGTGGTTCGACGTCGCGGCCCGCGTAGTAGATGCCACGCCGGAGCAGTGGGTGTGGCGGCGCTGGGAAGCGGTCGAGCTGGCCGTCGGTGAGTTCGTCCGCACCGAACCGATCGAGGAGCTTTCGGTAGTCGACCTCGCCGTCGACGGCATCGGGCGTGACGGTGAACTCGTCGTCGGTAGCGGTACGGTCAGTGGCGGCGCGGTCGGTGGCTGTGCGGTCGGGGGAGTCGGTTGCTGGGTGGTTCGTATCGTCCATCTATGTCGCTGGTGCTGGAACTCGGTCGTCGGCGGTGCGAAGGTGGGAAAAGCGGAGGGAGCGCCAGCACGCGCCCGCGGCGGTTAGGCCGTCGCGGGGGCGACCGCTGGACTGTCCGCTGGCGAAAGGGTGTGCCAGCGCCACAGTCCACGGCTCATCGTCGGTACTATCTCGTCGGACGACATGACTGTTCCGCTCGAAAACGGACGTCAGCGAACGGTCGATCCGGCCCGATCAGACGTCGCGGTAGTAGACGAACTCCGGGAGCGTTCGGTCGCCGACCGCCCGGTTGCGTTCGCTGGTTCGCTCGAAGCCCCGAGACTCGTAGAACGACACCCCGACCGTGTTGTCGCCGAGCACCTCCACGCGGAGCCGCGAGACGCCGCGGTCGGAGAGCCGGTCGAGCACCTCGTCGAGGAGCGCGGTGCCCGCGCCGCCATCCCAGTGGTCGGGGTCGACGTAGATCGCGTAGAGCTGGCCCTCCTCGTTCGCGGTCGGGGCGGCGCTCGCGTAGCCCACCACTTCCCCGTCGGTCTCGGCGACGAGGTAGACCGTTCGGGCGTTCTCGATCGTGGTCTCGAGCTGGTCGGTCGAGTACCAGTCGTCGAGGATGGTCTCGATGGTCCGTTCGGCGAGGAAATCGCCGTAGCTCGCCCGCCACGCGGCGTCCGCCACGCGCTGGATGCCGGGGAGGTCGTCGGTCGTCGCGCTCCGGACGGAGGGGTTCATGCCGGAGTAACGACCGCCGAGGTAATCAGTCTTCGCGCGCGGCCGTCACGTCCGCGAGCAGCTCCTCGCCCGTGGTTTCGAGGCCCTGGCGTGCGAAGAAGTTCGCCACGTTCTCGCAGTCGCGTTCGAGAAATTCTCGACTATTGGGGTGGTGAACCGTCACGGCCTGGCCGAGGTCGATGACCCAGAGCTGGGAGTCGTGGACCACGATGTTGTACTCGGAGAGGTCGCCGTGGACCAGTCCGGCACGGTGGAGGCGGCACATATACTCCCGGACGACTTCGTAGGCGGTCTCGGGGTTCTCGACCTCGACCTCGCCGAGCCGTCTGGCGCGAACCCCATCCGACCCCAGGAACTCCATCACGAGGACGTTGCGCTCGACCGCGATGGGGTTCGGCACCCGGACCCCCGCCGCCTGGGCGCGTTTGAGGTTGGCGAACTCCTTCTTGGTCCAGGCCAGCACGACCTTCTTCTTCTTCCCGCCGATGTCGTCGAACCTGGGGTCGCCTTCGAGGTAGCGGCGCATCTGGGTGAAGTCGCTCGCGTTGATCCGGTAGATCTTGACCGCGACGTCGGCCTCGGGAGCGGCGGCGAGGAAGACGTGGGCCTCCTTTCCAGTGGAAATGGGACCCCCGAAGGCGTCGATGTGGCCGTGCTGGACGAGGGTGTAGAGCGCGCGGAGGGTGGCCTCGTCGAAGACCCCGCCCTCGACCTTGAACTGGTCGGCGTCCTTGATCCGCTCGCGGAACTTCGAGAACTCGCGGTCCTGGCGACGCGCGGTACGGTCGACGTCGGTGTCGGAGACGTCGAGCGCCTCCCACTCGTCGCCGGGTTCCTCGGCTCCCTCGGCGTCGATCAGGCTGTGCTCGTCGCTCATGGGTTAGCGACCTCCTGGCGGCTGCGGTTGCGGTGCGGCCGCCGCGGTGGTTGCGGTTGCGGCCGCGGTGGCGCGGCCGCGGTGGTTGTGGCGGTGCCGTGCGGAGCGGGTGCGGAGGACACGGCGTCCGCGCGAGTGGAACGAGCGCGGTTCACCGCGAGCGAGGCCGGCGGCCGAGCGAGCGGCCCTTTTTAGTCCAGGTTTTTGGAGGGGGTTCGACCGAGCGAACGCAGTGAGCGAGGGAGGACCTCCTCGAAAAAAGTGGTGGTTCAGGATTGAACGTGCCCCTCCTCCCGCAGCCGGTCGGCCGCGCGGTTGTCGTAGCGCCACTCGACGTCGGCCTTCTCGTCCTGCCAGTCCCAGGGCGACACCAGCACGACGTCGCCCTCGCGGATCCAGACGCGTTTTTGCATCCGACCCGGGATCCGGGCGGTGCGGTCGGTGCCGTCCATACACCGGACCTCGATCCGATTCGCTCCCAGCATCCCGGTGACGACGGCGAACACCTCGCCCTCGTCCGG
It encodes:
- the rio1 gene encoding serine/threonine-protein kinase Rio1; this translates as MSDEHSLIDAEGAEEPGDEWEALDVSDTDVDRTARRQDREFSKFRERIKDADQFKVEGGVFDEATLRALYTLVQHGHIDAFGGPISTGKEAHVFLAAAPEADVAVKIYRINASDFTQMRRYLEGDPRFDDIGGKKKKVVLAWTKKEFANLKRAQAAGVRVPNPIAVERNVLVMEFLGSDGVRARRLGEVEVENPETAYEVVREYMCRLHRAGLVHGDLSEYNIVVHDSQLWVIDLGQAVTVHHPNSREFLERDCENVANFFARQGLETTGEELLADVTAARED
- a CDS encoding tryptophan--tRNA ligase, whose protein sequence is MDDTNHPATDSPDRTATDRAATDRTATDDEFTVTPDAVDGEVDYRKLLDRFGADELTDGQLDRFPAPPHPLLRRGIYYAGRDVEPLLAAVEADERVSVVTGVGPSGPMHIGHVFAFYFAKWLQVETGAHVTIPLSDDEKFLSKDQTGAETRAYTRENLRDLLAVGFDPKRTRIVVDTADADLVYPLAVALAEHVTPAARDAVYGEPANIGMGFYPAVQAAHLLLPQLIDGPHTTTVPIAVDQDPHVRLARDVAAKERLPVEKPGALLSKFLPGLDGPGKMSSSDDSPTIHLTDDRETVHGKLGRAYSGGRESLNAHREHGGDPEVDVAFRLLHAFFEPEDDELDRLAHEYRSGDLLSGELKTYAADRIADFLDAHQARRPSEDDLDAALVPYRVTAGERDRALSRMGFG
- a CDS encoding GNAT family N-acetyltransferase; protein product: MNPSVRSATTDDLPGIQRVADAAWRASYGDFLAERTIETILDDWYSTDQLETTIENARTVYLVAETDGEVVGYASAAPTANEEGQLYAIYVDPDHWDGGAGTALLDEVLDRLSDRGVSRLRVEVLGDNTVGVSFYESRGFERTSERNRAVGDRTLPEFVYYRDV
- the eif1A gene encoding translation initiation factor eIF-1A, which codes for MSEGTNTELRMPDEGEVFAVVTGMLGANRIEVRCMDGTDRTARIPGRMQKRVWIREGDVVLVSPWDWQDEKADVEWRYDNRAADRLREEGHVQS